One window of Microbacterium sp. Root61 genomic DNA carries:
- a CDS encoding branched-chain amino acid ABC transporter permease: protein MGTFIQLVIDGLSTGSIYGALALAIVLVNQATGLINFAQGGMAVLSAYIAYVFTQLGLPVLVAILISVVISFFIGAIVERFLVRKFERGDPDTAVVVTIGILTLVTGICAWIWGYNNRQFPSLFPLTSVNVFGAVISVRSLGTILAIVLIMIVLQLLFMKTKFGLALRAVAINPQSAAFSGLPVGRLLMAGWGLAASLGAIAGSLVAPQLTLTPGMLDTALVYALAAVILGGLTSPIGAIVAAWSIGVLENLAAVYVPFIGHDLKIAVPFILIFVILIVRPQGLFGRKVVVRV, encoded by the coding sequence ATGGGCACCTTCATCCAGCTCGTCATCGATGGACTTTCGACCGGATCGATCTACGGCGCGCTCGCGCTCGCGATCGTCCTCGTGAACCAGGCGACGGGCCTCATCAACTTCGCACAGGGCGGAATGGCGGTCCTCTCCGCCTACATCGCGTACGTGTTCACCCAGCTGGGTCTGCCCGTGCTCGTCGCGATCCTGATCTCGGTCGTGATCTCCTTCTTCATCGGAGCCATCGTCGAGCGGTTCCTGGTCCGAAAGTTCGAGCGGGGCGACCCCGACACGGCCGTCGTCGTGACCATCGGCATCCTGACCCTGGTCACCGGCATCTGCGCGTGGATCTGGGGCTACAACAACCGCCAGTTCCCGTCCCTGTTCCCGCTCACCAGCGTGAACGTGTTCGGCGCCGTGATCAGCGTCCGCTCGCTCGGTACGATCCTCGCGATCGTGCTGATCATGATCGTGCTGCAGCTCCTCTTCATGAAGACGAAGTTCGGGCTCGCGCTGCGCGCCGTCGCCATCAACCCGCAGTCCGCGGCGTTCTCGGGTCTGCCCGTGGGTCGTCTGCTGATGGCGGGCTGGGGTCTGGCCGCCTCGCTCGGCGCGATCGCCGGATCGCTGGTCGCCCCGCAGCTCACGCTGACACCCGGGATGCTGGACACGGCGCTCGTCTACGCCCTCGCCGCGGTGATCCTCGGCGGGCTCACCAGCCCGATCGGTGCGATCGTGGCCGCCTGGTCGATCGGCGTGCTGGAGAACCTCGCCGCCGTCTACGTGCCCTTCATCGGGCATGACCTCAAGATCGCCGTGCCGTTCATCCTGATCTTCGTGATCCTGATCGTTCGTCCTCAGGGCCTGTTCGGCCGGAAAGTCGTGGTGCGGGTCTGA
- a CDS encoding lyase family protein has product MTSDDGSPAAAPGALQVREPVDVGLLSPVSIGVTDEASDRAFVRELVGAELALMQALVEVGVAPASVAAVVTAVREAPPEIDLAALAHASVAGGNPVIPLIPLLKAHVARVDPDAAAWVHKGATSQDIMDSALMTLAREAAASVVESLWQTAGALEVLARAHRDDAAAARTLTQHAVPTTLGLKAANWLTAVVHVRERLAAVATQLPAQLGGAGGTLASFVELFGPDAAAELPALYAHELGLRVPDAPWHTDRGPVTELGDALAAAVAAVGTFASDVAVLARTEVGEAAVGAGGGSSAMPQKQNPVDAVLIRSAALRAPGLAAQLHLAAGLAVDERPDGAWHAEWPALQDLLRVALGATARAAHLAAGLTFDPARARRNLDLTDGLIVSERLGLALVPRIGKARFDALIAEASGGTDLAVLVRALPEAADLDVDDLLDPARYVGLAPRLVDAALHRAVQKGIRL; this is encoded by the coding sequence TTGACTTCTGACGACGGGTCGCCGGCGGCGGCCCCCGGGGCGCTGCAGGTCCGTGAGCCGGTCGATGTCGGGCTGCTCTCGCCCGTGTCGATCGGCGTGACGGACGAGGCATCCGACCGCGCCTTCGTGCGCGAACTCGTCGGCGCTGAACTGGCGCTGATGCAGGCGCTCGTCGAGGTCGGCGTGGCGCCGGCATCGGTCGCCGCAGTCGTCACGGCGGTGCGCGAAGCCCCGCCCGAGATCGACCTCGCCGCGCTCGCGCACGCCTCGGTCGCCGGCGGCAACCCGGTTATCCCGCTGATCCCGCTGCTGAAGGCGCACGTCGCCCGGGTGGATCCGGATGCCGCAGCCTGGGTGCACAAGGGTGCCACCAGTCAAGACATCATGGACTCCGCTCTGATGACCCTCGCGCGGGAGGCCGCGGCATCCGTCGTGGAATCCCTCTGGCAGACCGCGGGCGCCCTCGAAGTCCTCGCCCGCGCCCACCGCGACGACGCCGCCGCCGCCCGCACGCTCACACAGCACGCGGTGCCGACGACGCTCGGGCTGAAGGCCGCGAACTGGCTCACCGCCGTCGTGCACGTGCGCGAGCGGCTCGCGGCCGTCGCGACGCAGCTGCCGGCGCAGCTCGGCGGCGCCGGCGGCACGCTCGCCTCGTTCGTCGAGCTCTTCGGACCGGATGCCGCGGCCGAGCTCCCGGCCCTGTACGCGCACGAGCTCGGGCTGCGCGTGCCGGATGCCCCCTGGCACACCGACCGCGGGCCGGTGACCGAGCTCGGCGACGCGCTGGCCGCTGCCGTCGCAGCGGTCGGGACCTTCGCGTCGGACGTCGCGGTGCTCGCCCGCACCGAGGTGGGCGAAGCGGCGGTCGGTGCCGGTGGTGGATCCAGTGCCATGCCGCAGAAGCAGAACCCGGTCGATGCGGTGCTGATCCGCTCCGCCGCGCTGCGCGCACCGGGCCTCGCCGCCCAGCTGCACCTCGCCGCGGGGCTCGCGGTCGACGAGCGCCCCGACGGCGCATGGCACGCCGAATGGCCCGCCCTGCAGGACCTGCTGCGGGTCGCGCTCGGCGCGACGGCGCGCGCAGCGCACCTCGCCGCCGGCCTGACCTTCGACCCGGCCCGCGCCCGCCGCAACCTCGACCTCACCGACGGACTCATCGTCAGCGAGCGGCTCGGACTCGCACTCGTCCCGCGCATCGGCAAGGCGCGGTTCGACGCGCTCATCGCCGAGGCATCCGGTGGGACCGACCTCGCCGTGCTCGTGCGCGCGCTGCCCGAAGCCGCCGATCTCGATGTCGACGACCTCCTCGACCCGGCGCGCTACGTCGGACTCGCTCCCCGACTCGTGGATGCCGCGCTCCATCGCGCGGTGCAGAAAGGCATTCGTCTGTGA
- a CDS encoding ABC transporter ATP-binding protein, with the protein MTLLELVDVTAAYGPVQVLESVSLEVPEGGAVGILGANGAGKTTTLRAISGTVRTGGKISFDGRDIRGLGPDKVAALGIAHVPEGRGTLGQLTVRENLRVGAYLRKDRKAIAADIDYCLDLFPNLQARIGSSAAALSGGEQQMLAVGRAFMAKPRLLLLDEASLGLAPSTAKLVYEAIGRLRKESGIAMLIVEQNANLAFSLVDTATVLETGRNALTGTSAELKGMDEIRRAYLGG; encoded by the coding sequence ATGACGCTGCTTGAACTCGTCGACGTCACGGCGGCGTACGGTCCGGTGCAGGTGCTGGAGAGCGTTTCGCTCGAGGTCCCCGAAGGGGGCGCGGTCGGGATCCTCGGCGCCAACGGCGCGGGCAAGACCACCACCCTGCGAGCGATCAGCGGCACGGTGCGCACCGGCGGGAAGATCTCGTTCGACGGTCGCGACATCCGCGGCCTCGGTCCGGACAAGGTCGCCGCCCTCGGCATCGCGCACGTCCCGGAAGGGCGCGGCACGCTGGGCCAGCTCACCGTGCGCGAGAACCTCCGCGTCGGCGCCTATCTCCGCAAGGACCGCAAGGCGATCGCGGCGGACATCGATTACTGCCTCGACCTCTTCCCGAACCTGCAGGCCCGGATCGGCTCCAGCGCGGCTGCGCTCTCCGGCGGAGAGCAGCAGATGCTCGCCGTCGGCCGCGCGTTCATGGCCAAGCCGCGGCTGCTCCTGCTGGACGAGGCGTCGCTCGGGCTCGCGCCCAGCACCGCCAAGCTGGTCTACGAAGCGATTGGCCGGCTCCGCAAGGAGTCCGGCATCGCGATGCTGATCGTCGAACAGAACGCCAACCTCGCTTTTTCCCTCGTCGACACCGCGACCGTCCTGGAGACGGGTCGCAATGCGCTGACCGGCACCTCTGCCGAGCTCAAGGGCATGGACGAGATCCGACGCGCCTACCTGGGGGGTTGA
- a CDS encoding branched-chain amino acid ABC transporter permease → MTYGMPRAGASGFFQKSWVRWGLIVLLGVVLIVAPLVLPQFANQTLIRIGVYAVAVLGLNIVMGYGGQVNLGQIFFLGLGAYVTAYGVANEWNIVLVLAAAIVIPGVVGLLVSLAAARLGGLAIAMVTIALPIVGVPLAKRFSDVTGGSQGISARFSDAPEWTGLYNDQWQFYIVALIAVVAFVLGRNFVRGKFGRALAIVKENESVASSMGISPYRYKVLAFTVASLFGGASGFLYMVAVQYTSPETLSFHHSISLLAAMVIGGAGSIVGSLIGGAYYVFVPQATNAIDPNLTAIIQGVILLVVLFVLPGGLVSLPRRIKRMMRRSGPSAGPTAPAPQTTPSSGPELGAAEEGPQQTERQGQA, encoded by the coding sequence ATGACGTACGGGATGCCGCGAGCCGGGGCATCCGGCTTCTTCCAGAAGTCCTGGGTGCGCTGGGGCCTGATCGTGCTGCTGGGCGTGGTGCTCATCGTGGCGCCGCTGGTCCTGCCGCAGTTCGCGAACCAGACGCTCATCCGCATCGGCGTGTACGCCGTCGCGGTGCTGGGCCTGAACATCGTGATGGGCTACGGCGGGCAGGTGAACCTGGGACAGATCTTCTTCCTCGGTCTCGGTGCCTATGTCACCGCCTACGGCGTCGCTAACGAGTGGAACATCGTCCTGGTGCTGGCCGCCGCGATCGTGATCCCCGGTGTGGTCGGACTGCTGGTGTCCTTGGCCGCCGCACGACTGGGCGGTCTCGCGATCGCCATGGTCACCATCGCCCTCCCGATCGTCGGCGTCCCGCTCGCGAAGCGCTTCTCCGATGTGACGGGCGGCTCGCAGGGGATCTCGGCGCGCTTCTCCGACGCCCCCGAGTGGACCGGTCTCTACAACGACCAGTGGCAGTTCTACATCGTCGCCCTCATCGCGGTGGTCGCCTTCGTGCTGGGACGCAACTTCGTCCGGGGCAAGTTCGGGCGGGCGCTCGCGATCGTGAAGGAGAACGAGTCGGTCGCCTCGTCGATGGGCATCTCGCCCTACCGCTACAAGGTGCTGGCCTTCACCGTTGCCTCGCTGTTCGGCGGTGCGAGCGGGTTCCTCTATATGGTGGCCGTCCAGTACACGTCGCCGGAGACGCTCAGCTTCCACCACTCGATCAGCCTGCTGGCCGCCATGGTCATCGGCGGCGCCGGCAGCATCGTCGGATCCCTGATCGGCGGCGCGTACTACGTCTTCGTCCCGCAGGCCACGAATGCGATCGACCCGAACCTGACGGCGATCATCCAGGGCGTCATCCTGCTCGTCGTGCTGTTCGTCCTCCCCGGCGGGCTCGTGAGCCTCCCGCGCAGGATCAAGCGCATGATGCGGCGCTCCGGCCCTTCGGCCGGTCCTACTGCGCCCGCTCCACAGACCACTCCTTCGTCGGGCCCTGAGCTGGGTGCCGCCGAGGAGGGACCGCAACAGACAGAGAGGCAAGGCCAAGCATGA
- the pcaG gene encoding protocatechuate 3,4-dioxygenase subunit alpha, protein MPAPQKTHAGTPGQTIGPFFAFGLDYDKKHEAAFPHSPGAIVLGGIVYDGDGAPIPDAIVEIFGADSDGTVPRGRGSRRRDDHTFTGFGRSATTDEGGYEFWTRNPGAIDGKAPFFAVVVFARGLPDKLHTRIYLPENAELLAADPLLSSLTPEERATLVATRTPEGYLRHDIRLQGEKETVFLDF, encoded by the coding sequence ATGCCCGCGCCCCAGAAGACCCACGCCGGCACCCCCGGTCAGACCATCGGCCCGTTCTTCGCGTTCGGTCTGGACTACGACAAGAAGCACGAAGCCGCCTTCCCGCACTCGCCCGGCGCGATCGTGCTCGGCGGCATCGTCTACGACGGCGACGGTGCACCGATCCCCGACGCGATCGTCGAGATCTTCGGCGCCGATTCGGACGGCACCGTGCCGCGCGGCCGCGGCTCGCGTCGCCGTGACGACCACACCTTCACCGGATTCGGCCGTTCCGCGACCACCGACGAGGGCGGCTACGAGTTCTGGACCCGCAACCCGGGCGCGATCGACGGCAAGGCGCCCTTCTTCGCCGTCGTCGTGTTCGCCCGCGGGTTGCCCGACAAGCTCCACACCCGGATCTACCTCCCGGAGAACGCCGAGCTGCTCGCGGCCGACCCGCTGCTGTCCTCGCTCACGCCGGAGGAGCGCGCTACGCTCGTGGCGACGCGCACCCCCGAGGGGTACCTGCGGCACGACATCCGGCTGCAGGGCGAGAAGGAGACCGTGTTCCTTGACTTCTGA
- a CDS encoding alpha/beta fold hydrolase, translating to MTVPSLTLTSLGGAADAPLVVLGSSLGTSSILWEDVAPALAADYRVLAWDLPGHGASPAASDSFSVADLADAVADTVGEPFLYAGVSLGGAVGLTLALRHPSLVRRAAIVASGAQLGEPSGWHERAAQIRAQSTSSVIVGSAQRWFAPDSIAQRPELSGRLLHALQDADDESYALCCEALAAYDVRPSLGEIRMPVLAVWGQFDAVAPEAKSVEIASGVASGSIVEIADAAHLPPAEQPVATAAALLDFFQEA from the coding sequence GTGACCGTTCCGTCCCTCACGCTCACCTCGCTGGGCGGTGCCGCTGACGCGCCGCTCGTCGTACTCGGCTCCTCCCTCGGCACCTCGTCGATCCTCTGGGAGGACGTCGCACCGGCCCTGGCTGCGGATTACCGCGTGCTCGCATGGGATCTCCCCGGACACGGCGCGTCACCCGCCGCATCCGACTCGTTCTCGGTCGCCGACCTGGCCGATGCCGTCGCCGACACGGTCGGCGAGCCGTTCCTGTATGCCGGAGTCTCGCTCGGCGGTGCCGTCGGGCTCACGCTGGCGCTGCGGCATCCGTCGCTCGTCCGTCGCGCGGCGATCGTCGCCTCCGGCGCACAGCTCGGCGAGCCGTCCGGTTGGCACGAGCGCGCCGCGCAGATCCGGGCGCAGTCGACCTCGAGCGTCATCGTCGGTTCGGCGCAGCGCTGGTTCGCGCCCGATTCGATCGCGCAGCGGCCGGAGCTGTCCGGGCGTCTGCTGCACGCGCTGCAGGACGCTGACGACGAAAGTTACGCGCTGTGCTGCGAGGCGCTCGCCGCGTACGATGTGCGTCCGTCGCTCGGGGAGATCCGGATGCCGGTGCTCGCCGTCTGGGGCCAGTTCGACGCCGTGGCCCCCGAGGCCAAATCCGTCGAGATCGCCTCGGGTGTGGCATCCGGTTCGATCGTGGAGATCGCGGATGCCGCGCATCTTCCCCCCGCCGAGCAGCCGGTCGCCACGGCCGCGGCTCTGCTCGACTTCTTCCAGGAGGCATGA
- a CDS encoding ABC transporter substrate-binding protein — MRKRARGIVGVVAMASIVAVALAGCSRGGTEDGGGTDGSAAPASPGITDTSITFGITSPLTGATAGPGNCTVDGALAYFGVKNAEGGIEFGDGKTRTVEIKAYDDGYDPQKALANFQQMVSDGVFAAGLGLGTPTNRAWREAAIDEGVPQVLVQTGDPLFSDREESPEQIGLVPIYQQEGAAFGELLASSDEPHKVAILSQNDDYGKGYVEGLKDAIADADNIEIVGELTYEATDTSVDAQLTELAATGADVFFNAMSITPLVISSLQKAQQIGWLPSWFLPSNTSSPVAILEPGGASAFPGIYSVAFSQSAASPAFQESEEGKAFLAAIDEYTNQDGVPAFPHCVWSWIGAATLEQAFMKMEEPTRESFMAALMSIEDFQAPFMLEGSDINTTVDGKPAVSSVQVQKYNGKGYATAETFG; from the coding sequence ATGCGCAAGAGAGCAAGGGGCATCGTCGGCGTCGTCGCCATGGCGTCCATCGTCGCTGTCGCCCTGGCAGGGTGCTCCCGCGGGGGCACCGAAGACGGCGGTGGCACCGACGGCAGTGCTGCCCCGGCCAGCCCCGGCATCACCGACACCAGCATCACCTTCGGCATCACCAGCCCGCTGACCGGCGCCACCGCCGGCCCCGGCAACTGCACTGTCGACGGCGCCCTGGCGTACTTCGGCGTGAAGAACGCCGAGGGCGGCATCGAGTTCGGCGACGGCAAGACCCGTACGGTCGAGATCAAGGCGTACGACGACGGCTACGACCCGCAGAAGGCGCTCGCCAACTTCCAGCAGATGGTCTCGGACGGCGTCTTCGCCGCCGGACTCGGCCTGGGCACGCCCACCAACCGCGCCTGGCGTGAGGCGGCCATCGACGAGGGCGTGCCGCAGGTGCTCGTCCAGACCGGTGACCCGCTGTTCAGTGACCGCGAGGAGAGCCCCGAGCAGATCGGTCTCGTGCCGATCTACCAGCAGGAGGGTGCCGCGTTCGGCGAGCTGCTGGCCAGCTCGGACGAGCCGCACAAGGTCGCGATCCTGTCGCAGAACGACGACTACGGCAAGGGCTACGTCGAGGGTCTCAAGGACGCCATCGCGGATGCCGACAACATCGAGATCGTGGGCGAGCTCACGTACGAGGCGACCGACACCTCCGTCGACGCACAGCTCACCGAGCTGGCGGCGACCGGTGCGGACGTCTTCTTCAACGCGATGTCGATCACCCCGCTGGTGATCTCGTCGCTGCAGAAGGCGCAGCAGATCGGCTGGCTGCCCAGCTGGTTCCTGCCGTCCAACACGTCGAGCCCGGTCGCGATCCTCGAGCCGGGTGGGGCGTCGGCATTCCCCGGCATCTACTCGGTCGCGTTCTCGCAGTCCGCGGCGAGCCCCGCGTTCCAGGAGAGCGAAGAGGGCAAGGCGTTCCTCGCGGCGATCGACGAGTACACCAACCAGGACGGCGTCCCGGCGTTCCCGCACTGCGTGTGGAGCTGGATCGGCGCCGCGACGCTCGAGCAGGCCTTCATGAAGATGGAAGAGCCGACCCGCGAGAGCTTCATGGCAGCACTCATGAGCATCGAGGACTTCCAGGCCCCGTTCATGCTCGAGGGCTCCGACATCAACACGACCGTCGACGGCAAGCCCGCCGTCTCGAGCGTGCAGGTGCAGAAGTACAACGGCAAGGGCTACGCCACTGCCGAGACCTTCGGTTGA
- a CDS encoding IclR family transcriptional regulator, with the protein MADDTSGEGLLSRAMRMLRAFSEDDERLTAAELAVRTGLPRSTAHRLAGEMMALGMLDRLPDGAYTIGTGLWEVGELAPVSVRLRERALPHMLRLYEASGENVHLAVLSSEDPAAAEALYVARVTGPHSIPTLSRMGGRHPLHTTGVGKALLAQRDDEWLDVFFQRTLERETVHSITDERQLREEIRFARSRGFSTTRQEMTLGNVSVAASLPRVWGLPPTAVGVVTHLARADERRLGALVSAAARDIAKDLAAP; encoded by the coding sequence ATGGCGGATGACACGAGCGGCGAGGGACTCCTTTCGCGCGCGATGCGGATGCTGCGCGCCTTCTCCGAGGACGACGAGAGGCTGACCGCGGCCGAGCTGGCCGTGCGCACCGGCCTGCCGCGCTCGACGGCGCACCGCCTCGCCGGCGAGATGATGGCGCTCGGGATGCTGGACCGGCTGCCCGACGGCGCGTACACGATCGGCACCGGGCTGTGGGAGGTGGGCGAGCTCGCCCCCGTTTCGGTGCGACTGCGCGAGCGCGCCCTGCCGCACATGCTGCGCCTGTACGAGGCGAGCGGTGAGAACGTGCACCTCGCCGTCCTGAGCAGCGAGGACCCGGCCGCCGCCGAGGCGCTCTACGTCGCCCGTGTCACCGGCCCGCACTCGATCCCGACCCTCAGCCGCATGGGCGGTCGGCACCCGCTGCACACCACCGGCGTCGGCAAGGCACTCCTGGCGCAGCGCGACGACGAATGGCTGGACGTCTTCTTCCAGCGCACCCTCGAGCGCGAGACCGTCCACTCCATCACCGACGAGCGCCAGCTGCGCGAGGAGATCCGCTTCGCCCGGTCGCGCGGGTTCTCCACCACGCGACAGGAGATGACCCTCGGCAACGTCTCGGTCGCGGCATCCCTCCCGCGCGTCTGGGGCCTGCCGCCCACCGCGGTCGGCGTCGTCACCCACTTGGCCCGCGCCGACGAGCGCCGCCTCGGCGCCCTCGTGTCCGCCGCCGCGCGAGACATCGCGAAAGACCTCGCCGCGCCCTGA
- the pcaC gene encoding 4-carboxymuconolactone decarboxylase translates to MMRPAGEGLSDEERYDQGMAVRRAVLSDAHVDRSTAAATELTAEWQDFITRVAWGDVWSRPGLDRRSRSIAVLSSLIAHGHHEELAMHLSAARRNGLTLDEIKEVILQSAIYSGVPAANTAYRIAGEVFAGEL, encoded by the coding sequence ATGATGCGACCCGCAGGCGAAGGACTCTCCGACGAGGAGCGCTACGACCAGGGCATGGCCGTGCGCCGCGCCGTGCTGTCGGACGCCCACGTCGACCGCTCCACGGCGGCCGCGACCGAGCTGACGGCGGAATGGCAGGACTTCATCACCCGCGTCGCGTGGGGCGACGTGTGGTCGCGCCCCGGCCTGGACCGCCGCTCGCGCTCGATCGCGGTGCTGTCCTCACTCATCGCGCACGGGCATCACGAGGAGCTCGCGATGCACCTGAGCGCCGCGCGCCGCAATGGCCTGACGCTGGACGAGATCAAGGAAGTCATCCTGCAGAGCGCCATCTACTCCGGCGTCCCCGCCGCGAACACGGCGTACCGCATCGCCGGCGAGGTCTTCGCCGGCGAGCTGTAG
- a CDS encoding 4-hydroxybenzoate 3-monooxygenase produces the protein MTDTVRTRVAIIGAGPAGLLLAHLLADAGIESVVIDQRSREEIERTIRAGILEQGTVEILDESGASPRVRSVGSRHDGIELRFAGEGHRIDFAELVGRGVWLYPQHEVLKDLIAVRLEAGQDLRFGVTAERVEGADTDRPRVIATDAAGHRFEIEADFVVGADGSRSVAREAVTGSSTGGYFREYPFAWFGILCEAPPSSDELIYSNSPNGFALISQRSATVQRMYLQCDPEMDPNAMSDQQIWDDLQSRVDGHTLAEGPIFQRDVLRFRSFVAHELLKGRVALVGDAAHTVPPTGAKGMNLAVADVILLDKALRALLLEGDARLLEEYPEKALRRIWKAQHFSWWMTSMLHVAPDASDFDRLRQLGELRSVVESESGRRYLAEAYTGWPLDGR, from the coding sequence ATGACCGACACCGTCCGCACCCGCGTCGCAATCATCGGCGCCGGCCCTGCCGGACTGCTGCTGGCCCATCTGCTCGCTGACGCCGGCATCGAGTCCGTCGTGATCGACCAGCGCTCGCGCGAAGAGATCGAGCGCACGATCCGCGCCGGCATCCTCGAGCAGGGCACCGTCGAGATCCTCGACGAGTCCGGGGCATCCCCCCGCGTGCGCAGCGTCGGCAGCCGCCACGACGGCATCGAGCTGCGATTCGCCGGCGAAGGCCACCGCATCGACTTCGCCGAGCTCGTCGGGCGCGGCGTCTGGCTCTACCCGCAGCACGAGGTGCTGAAGGACCTCATCGCCGTGCGCCTGGAGGCCGGGCAGGACCTGCGCTTCGGCGTCACGGCCGAGCGCGTCGAGGGCGCCGACACCGATCGACCGCGCGTGATCGCGACGGATGCCGCGGGGCACCGGTTCGAGATCGAGGCCGACTTCGTCGTGGGCGCGGACGGTTCCCGCAGCGTCGCCCGCGAGGCCGTCACCGGATCCTCGACGGGCGGCTACTTCCGCGAGTATCCGTTCGCGTGGTTCGGCATCCTGTGCGAAGCGCCGCCGAGCTCGGACGAGCTGATCTACAGCAACTCCCCGAACGGCTTCGCGCTGATCAGCCAGCGCAGCGCCACCGTGCAGCGGATGTACCTGCAGTGCGACCCCGAGATGGACCCGAACGCGATGAGCGACCAGCAGATCTGGGATGATCTGCAGTCGCGCGTGGATGGGCACACCCTCGCCGAAGGTCCGATCTTCCAGCGTGACGTGCTGCGCTTCCGCAGCTTCGTCGCCCACGAGCTGCTGAAGGGACGTGTAGCCCTGGTCGGAGACGCTGCGCACACCGTGCCGCCGACCGGCGCGAAGGGCATGAACCTCGCCGTCGCCGATGTCATCCTGCTCGACAAGGCTCTCCGCGCGCTGCTGCTCGAGGGCGACGCGCGGCTGCTCGAGGAGTACCCGGAGAAGGCCCTGCGCCGCATCTGGAAGGCGCAGCACTTCTCCTGGTGGATGACGAGCATGCTCCACGTGGCCCCGGATGCCTCGGACTTCGACCGCCTGCGCCAGCTCGGCGAGCTGCGCTCCGTGGTGGAGTCCGAGTCTGGCCGCCGCTACCTCGCGGAGGCGTACACCGGCTGGCCTCTCGACGGCCGGTAG
- the pcaH gene encoding protocatechuate 3,4-dioxygenase subunit beta, with product MSTSTTAAAPESLLASPDQLSQNEITAEIRHYHAAAEAREAAGEHVRATAHDFPPYRSSILRHPTKNLRLVDPETIELWSPAFGQRDVAAIEADLTLQHTGEPQGERITVQGRLLDSWGRPVANQLIEVWQANAAGRYIHQRDQHPAPLDPNFTGAGRMVTNDNGEYKFTTIKPGPYPWKNHVNAWRPAHIHFSVFGASFTQRIITQMYFPGDPLFALDPIYNSIHRQKDRDQLIGAYNHDLTVPEFSMGYEWDIVVDGPDATWFEPEGEH from the coding sequence ATGAGCACGTCCACGACCGCCGCAGCGCCGGAGTCCCTCCTCGCTTCGCCCGATCAGCTATCGCAGAACGAGATCACCGCGGAGATCCGGCACTACCACGCCGCCGCCGAAGCGCGTGAGGCCGCGGGCGAGCACGTCCGTGCGACCGCCCACGACTTCCCGCCGTACCGCTCCAGCATCCTGCGCCACCCGACCAAGAACCTGCGCCTGGTCGACCCCGAGACGATCGAACTGTGGTCGCCGGCGTTCGGGCAGCGGGATGTCGCCGCCATCGAGGCCGACCTCACGCTCCAGCACACGGGCGAGCCTCAGGGTGAGCGCATCACGGTGCAGGGGCGACTGCTCGACTCCTGGGGCCGCCCGGTCGCGAACCAGCTGATCGAGGTGTGGCAGGCCAATGCCGCCGGCCGCTACATCCACCAGCGCGACCAGCATCCCGCGCCGCTGGACCCGAACTTCACGGGCGCCGGTCGCATGGTCACGAACGACAACGGCGAGTACAAGTTCACGACCATCAAGCCCGGTCCGTACCCGTGGAAGAACCACGTCAATGCGTGGCGCCCCGCGCACATCCACTTCTCCGTCTTCGGTGCGAGCTTCACGCAGCGCATCATCACGCAGATGTACTTCCCCGGCGACCCGCTGTTCGCGCTGGACCCGATCTACAACTCCATCCACCGCCAGAAGGACCGCGACCAGCTCATCGGCGCCTACAACCACGACCTCACCGTGCCCGAGTTCTCCATGGGCTACGAGTGGGACATCGTGGTCGACGGCCCGGATGCGACGTGGTTCGAGCCCGAGGGAGAGCACTGA